A genome region from Bufo gargarizans isolate SCDJY-AF-19 chromosome 2, ASM1485885v1, whole genome shotgun sequence includes the following:
- the IL10RA gene encoding interleukin-10 receptor subunit alpha — MAKLCLFVLRCVTLLRAAVCLLSPSEGENVTPPANVTFQKEFFIHVLMWNHDKTNGDGILYEVEYRSYGSNWTSVPHCRYISQQSCDLTEETLPESFGYFGRVRSVLGSQTSEWSRSTRYTFTEVNLPPPHVELKMNGPSLHVELILPKITKNHITRDYKDVFKFNRIYKVCIRRTKDNHMFQYVKDVESFSIEGLVGSNEYCLSVQPLISSRKNIGEASEEICIYIPEQEFPSTTLLLLAVCTLSFLVLLICVNFFICLYIRGVVKTPKTLKSLMQRSWSWMDKPPSPVIETTLCWETALKDHLMAEPRDSPMRSSADSGFGSQFFINNILQVSLVSPEIKGERDISEPRVNFDFKDFSIQEEDPPDRSLQGEDSGISLSTGSPTLKHMSSHTDTPYKGNTLNCDNGGKEIVVSVRLGYLKQLEPEKKPNPFEELETTWQPQVKDYLSQSPKNLCKDQTDCDLFQEPWIQVPEIFQTAIPHTVAFSPFSRVLWDLGTSAPSLGDVDLLDTRS, encoded by the exons GAGAAAATGTCACGCCCCCTGCAAATGTCACCTTCcaaaaggaattttttattcatgTTTTAATGTGGAATCATGACAAAACCAATGGTGATGGCATCTTGTATGAAGTTGAGTATAGAAG ttatgGCTCCAACTGGACCTCCGTGCCTCACTGCCGCTATATAAGCCAGCAGTCCTGTGATCTCACAGAGGAGACCTTGCCCGAGAGCTTTGGATATTTTGGAAGGGTCAGGAGCGTTCTTGGAAGCCAGACATCAGAGTGGTCTCGATCGACACGATACACATTCACAGAAG TTAACCTGCCCCCGCCACATGTAGAGTTGAAGATGAATGGCCCTTCACTACATGTTGAGCTCATTTTACCCAAGATCACGAAGAACCACATTACTCGAGACTACAAGGATGTTTTCAAGTTTAACCGCATATATAAAGTTTGCATCCGGCGAACCAAAGACAATCACATG TTTCAGTACGTCAAGGATGTCGAAAGCTTCAGTATTGAAGGCCTTGTTGGGTCAAACGAGTATTGCTTGAGTGTTCAGCCTTTAATATCGTCACGAAAAAACATTGGAGAAGCATCTGAAGAGATCTGTATTTATATCCCAGAACAAG AGTTTCCAAGCACTACCCTTCTGCTCCTGGCAGTCTGCACCCTGAGCTTTCTGGTCCTGTTGATCTGTGTCAATTTCTTCATCTGTTTGTATATCCGTGGAGTGGTGAAGACTCCTAAAACACTG AAGTCCCTTATGCAAAGAAGTTGGTCGTGGATGGATAAACCTCCCTCTCCTGTGATTGAAACCACCCTATGCTGGGAGACAGCCTTGAAGGATCATCTGATGGCTGAGCCTCGAGACTCCCCCATGCGCAGCAGTGCAGATAGTGGATTTGGAAGTCAGTTCTTCATCAACAACATATTACAGGTGTCTCTAGTGTCCCCAGAGATAAAAGGTGAAAGAGACATAAGTGAGCCGAGGGTAAATTTTGACTTTAAAGACTTCTCCATACAAGAAGAAGATCCTCCTGATAGAAGTCTCCAAGGAGAAGACAGTGGTATCAGCCTATCTACTGGTTCCCCAACCCTCAAGCATATGAGCAGTCATACTGATACTCCCTATAAAGGAAATACACTGAATTGTGATAATGGCGGAAAGGAAATCGTGGTCAGTGTAAGACTGGGATACCTGAAACAATTAGAACCAGAGAAGAAACCAAACCCCTTTGAGGAGCTGGAGACCACATGGCAACCACAAGTGAAAGATTACCTTTCTCAAAGTCCAAAGAATCTATGCAAAGACCAAACTGACTGTGACTTGTTCCAAGAACCATGGATTCAAGTCCCAGAAATATTTCAGACTGCTATTCCACATACAGTAGCTTTTAGCCCTTTCAGCCGTGTACTGTGGGATTTAGGAACCAGCGCACCATCCCTTGGAGATGTTGACCTCCTGGACACTAGATCTTGA